In Sphingomonas sp. KC8, the sequence GCTGCGCTGAGGCCGCCCCGTTCGCCGGGTGGGGGCCGGCGGACGGGACGGGCGTTCATTCGTAGCGCAGCGCGTGGATCGGGTTGGCGCGCGCGACGCGCCAGGCGTGGCTGGCGATAGTAGCGACCGCGACCGCCAGCGCCAGCAGGCCCGCCAGCACGAACGGCGTCGGCCCCAGCGCAATCCGGCTGTCGAACCCGTTCAGCCAGTCGCGCATCACCCACCATGCCACCGGCCAGGCGATCAGATTGGCAAGCAGCACGGGCTGGCTGAACTGCCACACGAGCAGGCGGACGATATCGCGGGTGCGCGCGCCCAATACCTTGCGGATGCCGATTTCCTTGGTGCGCCGTTCGGCGGTGAAGGTGGCCAGGCCAAACAGGCCGAGGCAGCCGACGACGACCGCGAGCACCGCGAAGGCGGCGAACATCTGCGCGCGCGCCTCTTCGACGACATAGAGTTTGCCGATGATATCCTCGCTGAACCGGGCTTCGAACGGCACGTCGCGCGCGAGGCGTTTCCACACCGCTTCGATACCGGCCCGCGCGGCGACGGGATCGCCAGCATAACGCACCAGCATCACTTCGTGCGGCACATCATAATAGCGAAACGCGATCGGTTCGATCGGTTCGCGGATCGAACGGAAGCGCGAATCCGCGACCACGCCGATGATCGTGGCTGGCGTCACGCCGCCATATCGGGGATCCGCCGGCAACAGGACCTGACGGCCGATCGCGGCCTGCGGATCACCGAAACCCAGCCGCTTCACAGCCAGCGCATTGACGACGATGTTCACGCCGCGCGCAACCAGCGCCTGTTCGGCCACCGGATCATCCGGGAAGGGGACGGTGGCATTGTCCATCGGCCGCGCCTTGTCGAACGTCCGCCCGGCGAGCAGCTTGATCCCCATCGTCCGGAAAAAGCCGGTATCGACCTGATAATTGCCCAGATTCGCCGTGTTGGTGCTGCCGGGAATCTGGACGGTGCTGTTGCTGGAATTGGTGGTCGCGATGCCGATCGAACTGCGCCCGACCGACAGGACACCCGGCACCCGTTCCACTTCGCGCGCCAGCGATTCCACGATCGGGCGCATCTGGCGACGGCTGATATTCTGGATCTGGATGATGTTGCCGCGATCATAGCCCGGATCGACGGTACGCGCGAACAGCGTCTGCGCGTGGATCACCGCGGTGCAGATGATCAGCGCGATCGATACCGCGAACTGGCCGACGACAAGAATGTTGCGCAGTCGCCCCGATCCGTGCGCATCGGCGGCTGATCTGTTCGCTTTCAGCACCTTGGCCGGCTGGAACCGCGACAGATAGAAGGCCGGGTAGGTGCCACCGGCGGCGCCCACGATCAGGATCAGCGCGATGATCGGCAGCAGCAGCCCTTGGCTGCCGAAATAGCGCAGGGCGATATCGGCATCGAGAAAGGCGTTGAACGCGGGCAGGGCCAGTTCGACGAGCGCCAGTGCCAGCAGCATCGCGATCGTCGCCACCAGCATGGATTCGCCGAGGAACTGGGTGATCAGCTGGCGACGACTGGCACCCAGCACCTTGCGCAGCGCCACTTCACGCGCCCGCTGGCTGGCGCGCGCGGTGGCGAGGTTGATGAAATTGACGCAGGCCATGCCGAGGATGAGCAGCGCGATCACCGCGAAGGTGGCGATCGTCTTGGCGCTGTTGCCCGGCGTCATCGCGCCGCGCTGGGCATCACCCAGATGGACGTCGCGGATGTTGACGAGGCGATAATCGGTCTCGTCGCCCTGATTGACCTTTTGCGACCCGTAATATTCGTCGGGAATGTTGCGTTTTTCCCATGCGGGCAACTGCGCGTTGAGCGCGGCCACATCGGTGCCGGGTTTGAGCCGGGCGTAGATCCAGCCGCCCTGCCAGCCGAAATGGGTGAGGAAATTGCGATTGTCGGCAAAGAAGGTCTGCGGATCGTAGCGCGCGACCATATCGATCTGGACGTGCGAATTTTTTGGCAGGTCGCGCAGGACGCCGGTGACCCGGAAATCGACCGGCTTGCCGAGCACCACGACGCTCAACGTCCGGCCCATCGGGTTTTCGGTGCCGAACCAGCGGGTGGCCTGGGTTTCGGTGATCACGACCGACCCGACATGATCGAGCGCATGTTCGGGATCGCCCTGGACGAACGGAAATTGCAGGATGCGAAACGGATTGCCATCGGTGAAGCGAAATTCCTTCACCGTCTGGCCGATCCCGTCCTTGAGCAGCACCGGGCTGCTGGCGAGCAGGTGGACGATATCCTCGATCTGGGGGAAATCCTTGCGCAGCGCATCCTTGACCGCATAAGCCGCCATCTGCATCCGCATTTCTTCACCCGTGTCGCGATCGCGGATGTAGGATTGCACCTGATAGGCATTTTCGGCGCCGGGCAGACTGGCGTCAAAACTGCGTTCGTAACGGACGAAGAGCAGGATCATCAGGCAGGCGGCCATGCCGATGGCCAGCCCGAGAATGTTGATCAGCGCATAGGCCCGGTTCTTGGCGAGCGAGCGAAGGCCGACGATCAGATAATTGCGCCACATGGCCCGGTTCCTTTTTCCCGATATCAGGCGGCGCGGCGCCGTTCGACAGCCACGCGGCCGTCGAGCATGTTGACGACCCGGCTGGCATAATCGGCATGGGCCGGCGAATGGGTGACCATCACGATCGTCGTGCCATCGCGGTTGAGCGCCTGCAGCATGTGCATCACTTCTTCGCCATGCTGGGTATCGAGATTGCCGGTTGGTTCGTCGGCGAGAACCAAGGCGGGCTTGGCGACCACCGCGCGGGCAACCGCAACGCGCTGCTGCTGGCCGCCGGAAAGCTGGCTGGGGCGGTGGCTGGCGCGGTGGCCGATGCCGACCCGATCCATCACCAGATCGACTCGCTTGCGCCGTTCGGCGGCGGGGATGCCGTGATAGAGCAGGGCCAGTTCGATATTTTCGCGCACGGACAGTTCATCGACCAGATTGAAACTCTGGAAGATGAAGCCGATGTGGCGTTTGCGCACTTCGGCGAGGCGGGGTTCACTCAAACCCGCCACTTCGGTTTCGCGGAAGCGGTAGGAGCCAGAGGTCGGGCTATCGAGCATCCCGAGGATGTTGAGCAGCGTCGATTTGCCGCAGCCCGAAGGCCCCATGATCGCGACAAATTCGCCATCGACGATATCGAGGTCGATCGCGTCCAGCGCGGTCGTTTCCACCGTATCGGTGCGGTAGGCGCGGGACAGATTGCGCAGGCTCAGCATAAGCTTCAATCCTTGGTCGACAGATCGAGATGGAGCCGCGCTTTGTCGGCGAGGCCGGTATAAGGCGAGGTGATGATCCGTTCGCCGGGTTCGAGGCCGCCCAGCACCTCGATCACGTCGCCGTTGCGGCGGCCAAGGCGGACGGGGCGCTTTTCCGCGCTTTTGCCATCGGCCGAGACGACGAACACCCACGCGCCGCCACTATCGTTGTAAAAGGCGCCGTTGGGCACGATCCGTGCCGGGGCAGGATCGCTCAGGATCAGTCTGGCCTGCAGGCTCTGGCCGCGCTGGATGCCTTGGGGTTCAGGGCCGATGAAGATGAGGTCGACCTCGAACGTGCCGTCGCGGACCTGCGGATAGATTTTGGCGACCTTGAGGCGATAGCCCTTGCCGCCATAATCGAGCGTCGCGGCCTGCCCCGGCTGGACCCGGCCGAGATAATATTCGTCGACCCCGGCAACCAGCTTGTTACGGCCCGGGCTGTCAATCTGGCCGAGCCGTTCGCCCTGTTTCATCGACTGGCCAATCTGGATCGAAAAAGCGGTGAGCTGGCCCGCCACCGGCGCGCGCAGATTGAGCGCGTCGAGATTGGCATTGGCGATGCCAAGGCTGGATTGCAGCGCGACGGAGGACGAACGCAACTGGGCGAGCTGGCTCGACTGGAGGCGTTCGTCGCTGGCCTGCGCGGTGCGTAGCACGGCGGCGCGGCGCTGTTCGAAGCGATAATCCTCAGCCGTGTCGGCGAAGGTTTTTTTCGCGACCCAGCCCTTTTCGACCAAGGCGGCCTCGCGATCATATTGGCGGCGGGCCTTGGCGGCGGCGGCATCGGATTCGATGATCGCGCGGGCATTGTCGAGCCGGCTGCGTTCGAGCGCGAGTTCCTGGCTGCGCATGTTGTTGAGCTGCTGGATCACCTCGGTCTGCCGCGCGAGCACCGACAATTGGAGATCGGCATTGGATAATATCGCGAGCAACTGGCCTTTGGCGACGGTGGCGCCGTCTTCGACCAGCACCTTTTCCACCCGTCCACCGGCAACCGCATCGAGATAAACGGTGACGAGCGGGGTGACGCGGGCGCGCAGCGGCAGGAAATCATCAAACACGCCCTGGCGCACTTCGCCGATCGAGATGCGATCGGCGGCAACCGTCTGGCTGTCGGCCGAGGGGGCGGCCAGCCTGAAAGTGCCGGCGGCGGCGAGGGTGAGGGCAGCCGCCCCGGCCAGCTTCAGCCGCAACGGCAGGCGTTTGGTTTCGACAATTCGGTCCATCGCGCCGCCCGAATGGGGGGCCGCGGGATCGGCGGCTTCGCTGGATTTGAGCGTGACGACGGACATGGGGACACGCAACGCAAAGCGCGTGCCAGTGGGCAAGGACACGGAATCGCAAGGGTTTCGGGGTGGGATTGGTCGGGAAGTGTCCGGTTCCGGACAATGCAGGTGTCCGGGTTTGGACAATGACTCGTATCTTCGCCGTCATGCTGAACTCGTTTCAGCATCCATCGTGCGACAAGCGAGGATGCGCGTGTGGAGAAATGGACCCTGAAACAAGTTCAGGGTGACGGTTGTGGTTTGTGCGAACTATCTGGCACGTAATTTGATTGTCCGTTTTCGGACACGGCGTACAAGGCGGCGTGGCATGGGAGCGGTGATGAGCGCGGAAAAGCCCTTTGATCTCTGTCTGGTGGTGGACGACGACGAGGATATCCTCCTCGCTGCAAGGCTGTTGCTGCGCCAATTGTTTGCCGAGGTGGTGACGACATCGGTGCCCGACGAAGCGGTGGCGCTGATGGCCAAACGCGCGCCCGACGTGATCCTGCTCGATGCCAATTTCGCGCGCGGGGCAACCGACGGGGCCGAAGGGTTTCGCTGGCTGGGGCGGATGCTTAGCGTCGATCCGCAGGCGGTGGTGGTGCTGATCACCGCGCATGGCGGGGTACAGGTCGCGGTTAATGCGATGAAGCAGGGCGCAACCGATTTCGTGACCAAGCCATGGGCCAACGAACGGCTGCTCGCCACCGTCCGCACCGCC encodes:
- a CDS encoding ABC transporter permease, with translation MWRNYLIVGLRSLAKNRAYALINILGLAIGMAACLMILLFVRYERSFDASLPGAENAYQVQSYIRDRDTGEEMRMQMAAYAVKDALRKDFPQIEDIVHLLASSPVLLKDGIGQTVKEFRFTDGNPFRILQFPFVQGDPEHALDHVGSVVITETQATRWFGTENPMGRTLSVVVLGKPVDFRVTGVLRDLPKNSHVQIDMVARYDPQTFFADNRNFLTHFGWQGGWIYARLKPGTDVAALNAQLPAWEKRNIPDEYYGSQKVNQGDETDYRLVNIRDVHLGDAQRGAMTPGNSAKTIATFAVIALLILGMACVNFINLATARASQRAREVALRKVLGASRRQLITQFLGESMLVATIAMLLALALVELALPAFNAFLDADIALRYFGSQGLLLPIIALILIVGAAGGTYPAFYLSRFQPAKVLKANRSAADAHGSGRLRNILVVGQFAVSIALIICTAVIHAQTLFARTVDPGYDRGNIIQIQNISRRQMRPIVESLAREVERVPGVLSVGRSSIGIATTNSSNSTVQIPGSTNTANLGNYQVDTGFFRTMGIKLLAGRTFDKARPMDNATVPFPDDPVAEQALVARGVNIVVNALAVKRLGFGDPQAAIGRQVLLPADPRYGGVTPATIIGVVADSRFRSIREPIEPIAFRYYDVPHEVMLVRYAGDPVAARAGIEAVWKRLARDVPFEARFSEDIIGKLYVVEEARAQMFAAFAVLAVVVGCLGLFGLATFTAERRTKEIGIRKVLGARTRDIVRLLVWQFSQPVLLANLIAWPVAWWVMRDWLNGFDSRIALGPTPFVLAGLLALAVAVATIASHAWRVARANPIHALRYE
- a CDS encoding ABC transporter ATP-binding protein, encoding MLSLRNLSRAYRTDTVETTALDAIDLDIVDGEFVAIMGPSGCGKSTLLNILGMLDSPTSGSYRFRETEVAGLSEPRLAEVRKRHIGFIFQSFNLVDELSVRENIELALLYHGIPAAERRKRVDLVMDRVGIGHRASHRPSQLSGGQQQRVAVARAVVAKPALVLADEPTGNLDTQHGEEVMHMLQALNRDGTTIVMVTHSPAHADYASRVVNMLDGRVAVERRRAA
- a CDS encoding efflux RND transporter periplasmic adaptor subunit, giving the protein MSLPTGTRFALRVPMSVVTLKSSEAADPAAPHSGGAMDRIVETKRLPLRLKLAGAAALTLAAAGTFRLAAPSADSQTVAADRISIGEVRQGVFDDFLPLRARVTPLVTVYLDAVAGGRVEKVLVEDGATVAKGQLLAILSNADLQLSVLARQTEVIQQLNNMRSQELALERSRLDNARAIIESDAAAAKARRQYDREAALVEKGWVAKKTFADTAEDYRFEQRRAAVLRTAQASDERLQSSQLAQLRSSSVALQSSLGIANANLDALNLRAPVAGQLTAFSIQIGQSMKQGERLGQIDSPGRNKLVAGVDEYYLGRVQPGQAATLDYGGKGYRLKVAKIYPQVRDGTFEVDLIFIGPEPQGIQRGQSLQARLILSDPAPARIVPNGAFYNDSGGAWVFVVSADGKSAEKRPVRLGRRNGDVIEVLGGLEPGERIITSPYTGLADKARLHLDLSTKD